AGGTGAAGGGGAAGATTTGTTGTTACAAGGATTGTTTAATGTTTTAGACAGTTTAGAACACGATAAAATGCCGGAGGATGAAAATCAAATTGGCTGGCTTGGCTGGCGACAAGAATGGCAACAGTTAAGCATTGAACAACGTGATGCACTGCTGACACAGCACCAAGAAAAAGTGATGTTTTATGCTTGGTTACAATGGATCACTGCAGTACAGTTGGCGGAATTGCAAGCGGATTGTTTAACCTCCGGCATGGCGTTGGGGCTTTATGGTGATTTGGCAGTAAGCAGCTCGCGCGGTAGCGTGGATGTGTGGTCTGATCCAAGTTTATATTGCGTTAATGTTTCTGTCGGCGCGCCGCCTGATCCACTTGGACCTGTGGGACAAAATTGGAATATTCCGCCTTATAATGCTACAGAATTAAAAGCTCGTGGTTTTCAACCTTTTATTGAGATGTTACGTGCGAATATGCGCCATTTTGGTGTGTTGCGAATCGATCATATTATGGGATTGTTTCGTCTGTGGCTGATTCCTGAAGGTAAAACAGCGTCGGATGGATTATATGTGCGCTGTGCCTTTGAGGCATTGATGGCGGTACTTGCCATTGAAAGTCAGCGCCATCGTTGTTTGATTATCGGCGAAGATTTGGGGACGGTACCTGATGAAGTGCGGTCAAAATTAAACGCGTTATCAATTTTTTCTTATTTTGTGTTGTATTTCGAACAACGCGAGCAACAATTCCCGAATAATCAAGCATTTCCATTAAAAGCCTTTGCTACTATTGGTACTCATGATGTGCCATCGCTTGCCAGTTTCTGGCATTGTCGCGTCAATGATATGATTCATCAATATGTTGCTGAAAGCCGAACCCAATTGATCGGCGTTCAGTTAGAAAATTTATTAAATCAAGAGGTTTCCTTTAATTTGCCGGGAACTTCAACCGAATATCCGAACTGGCGGAAAAAGCTACCTTATACTTTGGAAGGGTTGTTTAGTAATGATTATATTCCGTCATTTTTAACCCGAATTAATTCGGCACGACACAAATAAGTGAGGATTTTTTATGAACAAATTAGTTGCACAAGCGGAAATTGATGCGTTTTTTGCCGGTCGCCATGCGGATCCTTTTGCAGTGTTAGGGATGCATGAAACAGAACAGGGGATTGAAATTAGAGCGATATTGCCTGATGCGAGTCGGGTGGTGGTATTGAATAAAGAAACGCATCAAGCCATTTGTGAGTTAAATTGTGTTGATGAGCGGGGATTTTTTACCGCTGTTGTACCGGATACGAGAAGCTTTTTTGCTTATCAATTACAAGTATTTTGGGGGAATGAATCACAAATTGTCGAAGATCCATATCGTTTCCATCCGATGATGAGCGATTTGGATAATTGGTTCTTTGCCGAGGGTTCATATTTAAGACCTTATGAAATTCTAGGGGCGCATTTTATGGAGTGTGACGGTGTCACGGGTGTGAGTTTTCGTTTATGGGCGCCGAATGCTAAACGTGTTTCTGTAGTGGGAGATTTTAACTATTGGGATGGGCGTCGCAATCCGATGCGACGTCATCAATCAACAGGCATTTGGGAATTATTTCTGCCCAAAGCCTCTCTTGGACAATTGTATAAATTTGAATTATTAGATTGCAATGATCAACTGCGCTTAAAAGCCGATCCTTATGCGTTTAGTTCGCAATTGCGTCCGGATACTGCCTCGCAAATTAGCGCGTTGCCGGATATTGTTGCCATGACAGAGCAACGTCGCAAAGCGAATCGGGTGGATCAACCGATATCAATTTATGAAGTGCATTTAGGCTCGTGGCGGCGCAATTTAGCCAATAATTATTGGTTGGATTATGATCAAATTGCCGAGGAATTGATTCCTTATGTAAAAGAAATGGGCTTTACACATATTGAATTTTTACCACTGTCGGAATTTCCGTTTGATGGTTCTTGGGGCTATCAACCGATCGGGCTTTATGCTCCGACTAGCCGCTTTGGCTCGCCGGAAGCCTTCAAACGTTTAATTGATAAAGCGCACCAAGCAGGAATTAATGTGATTTTAGATTGGGTGCCGGGACATTTCCCAAGCGATACTCATGGGTTAG
This portion of the [Pasteurella] aerogenes genome encodes:
- the malQ_1 gene encoding 4-alpha-glucanotransferase; translated protein: MNMTEQLQHEAETLGIALSHYDIDGQLIYANPESVAYFTQVLRSTGGGTRGNGERFDDVIVAQESEPITYDTSTLNLPQCAAIHIAIIDENGQSVFEQTSSLTSILSLPPLSFGYYSLILVAAKQQYRLRLFVSPSTVYQPPVFAQKKAWGLNVQVYSLRSERNWGIGDFADLAYLAKSAVKFGADFIGINPLHLLYPSVPEWASPYSSSSRRWLNYLYLAIDQLPEFKLCKSVQSWFTTEEIQQQLNALRASELVDYSSVHQLKIRALEKLFDFFKRSKSAKINARREAFAAFVRGEGEDLLLQGLFNVLDSLEHDKMPEDENQIGWLGWRQEWQQLSIEQRDALLTQHQEKVMFYAWLQWITAVQLAELQADCLTSGMALGLYGDLAVSSSRGSVDVWSDPSLYCVNVSVGAPPDPLGPVGQNWNIPPYNATELKARGFQPFIEMLRANMRHFGVLRIDHIMGLFRLWLIPEGKTASDGLYVRCAFEALMAVLAIESQRHRCLIIGEDLGTVPDEVRSKLNALSIFSYFVLYFEQREQQFPNNQAFPLKAFATIGTHDVPSLASFWHCRVNDMIHQYVAESRTQLIGVQLENLLNQEVSFNLPGTSTEYPNWRKKLPYTLEGLFSNDYIPSFLTRINSARHK